One genomic segment of Microbacterium sp. BLY includes these proteins:
- a CDS encoding amino acid permease codes for MTTEVPVTTTTTKGLHPGLTRRQISMMGLGGAIGAGLFVGSGQAISIAGPAVLISYLVAGGIVVLVMAMLAEMVAARPSSGAFSSYAQKAMGRSAGSAVGWLYWIQLVVVIAAEATGAAGIVANWVPGIPAWVWVLLFVVALTAVNLFGVRNYGNFEFWFAAIKVAAIIAFLVVGVCAIVGLIPGVPATGISNLVDQGGFAPHGITGIAAALLIVVFAFGGTEVVAIAAAESDDPSRNIRRIVREVLVRILIFYVGSIFVIVAVLPWDDPAVQAGPFSAVLDTLNVPGVGLVMDLIVVIALLSAMNANIYGASRMAYSLGERGLAPMVVTRTSLKGVPFVAVLASVAFGFVTVGLNWAFPDVVLPALLNVVGSTLLVIWTATAISQIVLRRRADRAAEAMPMRLWGFPWVSWLCLVLLAAVIALAMIDPAARTQLLLTLGLTAVLLIVARLTRGVSRPGIVKE; via the coding sequence ATGACCACCGAGGTCCCCGTCACGACGACGACCACGAAGGGCCTGCACCCGGGCCTCACCCGCCGCCAGATCTCCATGATGGGGCTCGGCGGCGCGATCGGCGCGGGGCTGTTCGTCGGCTCCGGTCAGGCGATCAGCATCGCCGGGCCCGCCGTCCTCATCTCGTACCTCGTCGCGGGCGGCATCGTCGTGCTCGTGATGGCGATGCTCGCCGAGATGGTGGCGGCCCGCCCGAGCTCCGGTGCCTTCAGCTCCTACGCCCAGAAGGCGATGGGACGCAGTGCGGGAAGCGCCGTCGGCTGGCTGTACTGGATCCAGCTCGTCGTCGTGATCGCGGCCGAGGCGACCGGCGCGGCAGGGATCGTGGCGAACTGGGTGCCCGGGATCCCCGCGTGGGTCTGGGTGCTGCTCTTCGTGGTGGCCCTCACCGCGGTCAACCTGTTCGGCGTGCGCAACTACGGCAACTTCGAGTTCTGGTTCGCGGCGATCAAGGTGGCCGCGATCATCGCGTTCCTCGTCGTCGGCGTGTGCGCGATCGTCGGGTTGATCCCCGGTGTGCCGGCGACCGGCATCTCGAACCTCGTGGACCAGGGCGGCTTCGCGCCGCACGGGATCACCGGCATCGCCGCGGCGCTGCTCATCGTCGTGTTCGCGTTCGGCGGCACGGAGGTCGTGGCGATCGCGGCCGCCGAGTCCGACGACCCCTCGCGCAACATCCGCCGGATTGTGCGCGAGGTGCTCGTCCGGATCCTCATCTTCTACGTGGGGTCGATCTTCGTCATCGTCGCGGTGCTGCCGTGGGACGACCCCGCGGTGCAGGCCGGTCCGTTCTCCGCCGTGCTCGACACGCTGAACGTGCCGGGTGTCGGCCTCGTCATGGACCTCATCGTGGTGATCGCCCTGTTGTCGGCCATGAACGCCAACATCTACGGGGCCTCCCGGATGGCGTACTCGCTGGGGGAGCGCGGGCTCGCGCCGATGGTCGTCACCCGGACGAGCCTCAAGGGCGTGCCGTTCGTCGCCGTGCTGGCGTCGGTGGCGTTCGGCTTCGTCACGGTGGGGCTCAACTGGGCGTTCCCCGACGTCGTCCTCCCCGCCCTGCTCAACGTCGTGGGCTCCACGCTGCTGGTGATCTGGACGGCGACGGCGATCTCGCAGATCGTGCTGCGGCGGCGGGCCGACCGTGCCGCGGAGGCGATGCCCATGCGGCTCTGGGGGTTCCCGTGGGTGTCGTGGCTGTGCCTGGTGCTGCTGGCCGCGGTCATCGCGCTCGCGATGATCGACCCGGCCGCG
- the hisC gene encoding histidinol-phosphate transaminase, producing the protein MPLSARAGLDAVPAYRQGRSAPAGASKLSSNESPHPPLPSVVHAVQERLAGIHRYPDMSASAVREALAARYAVDVDQVTVGAGSVEIAAQLIHAVAGDGDEVVFAWRSFEAYPSLVRIAGATPVAVPLDADHGHDLDAMRAAITPRTRLVFVCNPNNPTGTVVDAEALERFVAAVPHDVLVVIDEAYVHFDRTDSRGAGIELFRRHPHVAVLHTFSKAYGLAGLRIGYAIAPTAIAEAQRKVAVPFGVTDLAQAAALASLAAEDELAVRIDEVVAQRDRLYTVLTAAGWPAVRSQANFVWVPAGERTAELDALLHAGGVVARAFPGEGVRISSGSAADIDRVEAALAASGDSAHDSDHDSDLMEVGA; encoded by the coding sequence ATGCCCCTCTCCGCTCGCGCCGGCCTCGACGCCGTTCCCGCCTACCGACAGGGGCGCTCCGCCCCGGCCGGTGCCTCCAAGCTCTCCTCGAACGAGTCGCCGCATCCGCCGCTGCCCTCCGTCGTGCACGCGGTGCAGGAGCGGCTCGCCGGCATCCACCGCTATCCCGACATGAGCGCCTCCGCGGTGCGGGAGGCGCTCGCCGCCCGGTACGCCGTGGACGTGGATCAGGTGACCGTCGGGGCGGGGTCGGTGGAGATCGCCGCCCAGCTCATCCACGCGGTCGCCGGGGACGGTGACGAGGTGGTCTTCGCGTGGCGGTCGTTCGAGGCGTATCCCTCGCTCGTCCGGATCGCCGGGGCGACGCCCGTCGCCGTGCCGCTGGATGCCGACCACGGACACGATCTCGACGCGATGCGCGCGGCGATCACGCCGCGCACGCGCCTGGTGTTCGTGTGCAACCCCAACAACCCGACCGGCACGGTCGTCGACGCCGAGGCCCTGGAGCGCTTCGTCGCCGCGGTGCCGCACGACGTCCTCGTTGTCATCGACGAGGCCTACGTGCACTTCGACCGCACGGACAGCCGTGGTGCGGGCATCGAGCTGTTCCGCCGCCACCCGCACGTGGCGGTGCTGCACACGTTCTCCAAGGCGTACGGGCTCGCCGGACTCCGCATCGGCTACGCGATCGCCCCCACCGCGATCGCCGAGGCGCAGCGCAAGGTGGCCGTGCCGTTCGGGGTCACCGACCTCGCGCAGGCCGCGGCCCTGGCCTCGCTCGCCGCGGAGGACGAGCTCGCCGTCCGCATCGACGAGGTCGTGGCGCAGCGCGATCGGCTGTACACCGTGCTCACCGCAGCCGGCTGGCCCGCCGTCCGCTCGCAGGCCAACTTCGTCTGGGTGCCGGCGGGGGAGCGCACCGCTGAGCTCGACGCGCTTCTGCACGCCGGGGGCGTGGTCGCCCGCGCCTTCCCCGGCGAGGGCGTGCGCATCTCGTCCGGCTCCGCCGCCGACATCGACCGGGTCGAAGCCGCGCTCGCGGCCTCCGGCGATTCCGCCCACGATTCCGACCACGATTCCGACCTGATGGAGGTGGGCGCATGA